Proteins found in one Deltaproteobacteria bacterium genomic segment:
- the cydB gene encoding cytochrome d ubiquinol oxidase subunit II: MLETIWFILWGILWAVYFMLDGFDLGLGSLLPVLAKNENERRIVYNAMGPFWDGNEVWLITAGGATFAAFPVAYAVMFNGLYSALLLLLFALIFRGVTFEFRGKVESQGWKSFWDLCLVLGSFLPALLLGVAFANIFQGLPIDAEGVFHGGIFTLLNPYGLAGGVLFVLLFMVHGSLWLAVKSEGAIHERAGAMAAKLWPVLLVVAVLFLAYTYGATRLFENYFSTPILFVIPAVAVAALLMQRVFMGQKAWWKAWFASSLTIVGVTLFGVAGLFPAMLPSSIDPAYSVTAFNAASSPLTLKIMLGVALVMVPIVIGYQTWVYIFLRGKVTKKDLAYEEAY; this comes from the coding sequence ATGCTCGAAACCATATGGTTCATACTCTGGGGCATTCTGTGGGCAGTCTATTTCATGCTCGACGGTTTCGATCTGGGTCTCGGTTCACTCCTTCCGGTTCTTGCCAAGAACGAGAACGAGAGAAGGATAGTTTACAACGCCATGGGGCCCTTCTGGGACGGTAACGAGGTCTGGCTCATCACCGCTGGAGGAGCCACCTTCGCGGCCTTTCCCGTGGCCTATGCCGTCATGTTCAACGGCCTTTACTCGGCCCTTCTTCTCCTCCTTTTTGCGCTCATCTTCAGGGGCGTGACCTTCGAGTTCAGGGGCAAGGTGGAGAGCCAGGGCTGGAAATCCTTCTGGGATCTCTGTCTCGTGCTGGGAAGCTTCCTACCGGCCCTCCTTCTCGGTGTGGCCTTTGCGAACATCTTTCAGGGGTTGCCTATTGATGCGGAAGGCGTCTTTCATGGCGGGATTTTCACCCTCCTCAACCCTTACGGGCTTGCGGGCGGGGTCCTCTTCGTGCTCCTTTTCATGGTACACGGGTCCCTTTGGCTGGCAGTGAAGTCGGAGGGAGCCATCCATGAACGCGCAGGCGCCATGGCTGCGAAACTCTGGCCAGTCCTTCTTGTGGTTGCCGTCCTCTTCCTCGCCTATACCTATGGCGCCACCAGGCTCTTTGAGAACTATTTCTCCACTCCCATCCTTTTCGTAATCCCTGCGGTAGCTGTCGCAGCCCTTCTCATGCAGAGGGTGTTCATGGGGCAGAAGGCCTGGTGGAAGGCCTGGTTCGCATCATCTCTTACCATCGTTGGGGTCACCCTTTTCGGGGTCGCAGGGCTCTTTCCAGCTATGCTTCCTTCGAGCATTGATCCTGCATACAGCGTGACCGCATTTAACGCCGCATCCAGTCCGCTAACGCTCAAGATCATGCTCGGGGTCGCCCTTGTCATGGTGCCCATCGTGATCGGATATCAAACCTGGGTCTATATATTCCTTCGGGGGAAGGTGACGAAAAAGGACCTCGCGTACGAAGAGGCGTATTAA